A stretch of DNA from Staphylococcus sp. KG4-3:
GCAGTAACAATCTTACAAGGAGTGAAGCTTTTATGTCAGAAACAGTGTTCAGTAAAATTATTGATGGTGAAATCCCGAGTTATAAAGTATATGAAGATGAATACGTATATGCATTCTTAGACATTTCACAAGTTACAAAAGGTCACACATTATTAGTACCAAAGAAAGCATCTGCAAATATTTTTGAAACTGATAGTGAAACTATGACACATATCGGTGTTGCTTTACCAAAAGTAGCAAATGCTATTAAATCAGCTTTTAACCCTGATGGATTAAATATTATACAAAATAATGGCGAATTTGCCGATCAATCTGTTTTCCATCTTCATT
This window harbors:
- a CDS encoding HIT family protein; amino-acid sequence: MSETVFSKIIDGEIPSYKVYEDEYVYAFLDISQVTKGHTLLVPKKASANIFETDSETMTHIGVALPKVANAIKSAFNPDGLNIIQNNGEFADQSVFHLHFHLLPRYENDVDGFGYKWETHAESIDDEQKAKIAEEIAAHFD